The following proteins come from a genomic window of Trifolium pratense cultivar HEN17-A07 linkage group LG4, ARS_RC_1.1, whole genome shotgun sequence:
- the LOC123923408 gene encoding F-box protein At2g27310, whose product MVMAIASTESTMASSSSSSSILTMHHDIIHTHILTRLDATTLASTAATCSHLRHLCRDNHLWKKMAATTWPSLLDPAICHVISTFPNGHRSIFSDSFLAFHYYSSHSNHPLSPPPSELISTVDIHYKGKPVFSRIRQTKTEKNMFLSSPLWIEIMEPNELIPMPVKFVRKEEEWIKHLEDNLCLSWILIDPTGKRSMNVSSQKPVSVRRHWLTRDVEILFSVIMAGETRRATEMVQCMVKVTCCGKVGGELHVREVNLAMENMDGGKVSGKEGVGILMKAMEFGDRKKVGEEGEMKMRFERFLNLVRERRERKFRRKKQWDGFSMVVAFVVCVWFCYLAGF is encoded by the coding sequence ATGGTCATGGCGATCGCTTCAACAGAAAGTACCATggcttcatcatcatcatcatcaagcatcttaACCATGCACCATGATATCATCCATACACACATCCTAACACGTCTTGACGCCACCACGCTGGCCTCCACCGCCGCCACTTGCTCTCACCTCCGCCATCTCTGCCGTGACAATCATCTCTGGAAAAAAATGGCTGCCACCACATGGCCTTCCTTACTAGACCCCGCCATCTGCCATGTCATCTCTACTTTCCCCAACGGCCACCGTTCGATATTCTCCGACTCATTTCTCGCCTTTCACTATTACTCTTCTCATTCTAATCATCCGCTGTCACCTCCTCCCTCTGAACTCATCTCCACCGTGGATATACACTATAAAGGTAAGCCGGTGTTTTCCAGAATCCGGCAAACCAAAACGGAAAAGAACATGTTTCTCTCATCTCCGTTATGGATTGAAATTATGGAACCAAACGAGTTGATTCCAATGCCGGTGAAGTTTGttagaaaagaagaagaatggaTTAAGCATTTGGAAGATAATTTATGTTTAAGCTGGATCCTAATCGACCCGACTGGGAAACGTTCAATGAACGTATCCAGCCAGAAGCCGGTTTCAGTACGGCGGCACTGGCTAACAAGAGACGTGGAGATTTTATTTTCAGTGATCATGGCAGGAGAGACGCGGCGCGCAACCGAAATGGTGCAGTGTATGGTGAAAGTCACGTGCTGTGGGAAAGTTGGAGGGGAGTTGCACGTGAGGGAGGTGAATTTAGCTATGGAGAATATGGATGGAGGGAAGGTGAGTGGGAAAGAAGGGGTTGGGATATTGATGAAAGCGATGGAGTTTGGAGATAGGAAGAAAGTTGGTGAAGAGGGAGAGATGAAGATGAGGTTTGAGAGATTTTTGAATTTGGTTAGGGAGAGGAGAGAGAGGAAGTTTAGGAGAAAGAAGCAATGGGATGGTTTTTCTATGGTTGTTGCATTTGTTGtttgtgtttggttttgttACTTGGCTGGGTTTTGA
- the LOC123920022 gene encoding nicalin-1 has translation MAMAPRKPRNREILFDSVIALVFILVACVDLCDGATVVDVYRLIQYDMSGVPFGSRLASLNHHAASLHFSPHADLSRTVLLIPLRELNMSFVQEYIVASKPLGGLIFLLPQMFNSENKGGVGSNRDDGNKDLLKNVLAELEQILIHTNLPYPVYFAFEDDNIDNVLLDIKKNDASGQPATATTGGYKFVVSATEPKKVGSPPITNIQGWLAGLKTDGDSHQLPTIAIVASYDTFGAAPALSVGSDSNGSGIVALLEVARLFSLLYSNPKTRGQYNLLFGLTSGGPYNYNGTRKWLQSFDQRLRESIDYAICLDSIGSWENDLWIHVSKPPENAFIKQIMEDFSSVAEDLGFQVNLKHKKINISNSRVAWEHEQFSRLRVTAATLSELSTAPELLESTGGLIDGRQFVNEASIVRSVKLIAESLAKHIYGHQGKNVQIFADNSNLAVNPSYVRSWLDILSRTPRVAPFLSKDDPFITALKKELEDHTDEVHLQREVLDGMFTFYDSTTAKLNIYQVASVTFDLLLLLVLGSYLIVLFSFLVITTRGLDDLISLFRRPPSRKVKTA, from the exons ATGGCTATGGCGCCAAGAAAACCTCGCAACCGTGAAATTCTCTTCGACTCCGTCATCGCTCTTGTTTTCATCCTCGTCGCTTGTGTCGACCTCTGCGACGGCGCTACCGTTGTTGATGTTTACCGATTAATTCAATACGATATGTCTGGTGTTCCTTTTGGATCTCGACTTGCTAGTCTTAATCATCATGCTGCTTCTCTTCATTTCTCTCCTCATGCTGATCTATCTCGCACTGTTCTTCTCATTCCTCTTCGTGAACTCAATATGTCGTTTGTTCAAG AGTATATTGTTGCTAGCAAGCCTCTGGGGGGTTTAATATTTTTGCTGCCCCAGATGTTTAATTCCGAAAACAAAGGTGGCGTGGGAAGTAATCGTGATGATGGGAACAAAGATCTGCTGAAGAATGTGCTGGCCGAGCTTGAACAAATACTTATACACACAAACTTACCT TATCCTGTTTATTTTGCTTTTGAGGATGACAACATTGACAATGTGTTATTGGATATCAAGAAGAATGATGCCTCTGGTCAGCCTGCTACTGCAACTACGGGCGG GTACAAATTTGTTGTTTCAGCCACTGAACCAAAGAAAGTTGGATCTCCACCCATTACAAATATTCAG GGATGGTTGGCAGGGCTGAAGACCGATGGCGATTCTCATCAATTACCCACCATTGCGATAGTGGCATCATATGACACCTTTGGGGCTGCTCCG GCATTATCAGTGGGAAGCGATAGCAATGGAAGTGGCATTGTGGCTCTTCTTGAAGTAGCTagattattttctcttttatattCTAATCCAAAGACAAGAGGACAATACAATCTTCTGTTTGGGCTAACGTCTGGCGGGCCTTACAACTACAATGGAACCCGTAAG TGGCTTCAGAGCTTTGATCAACGTCTGCGTGAGAGCATTGACTATGCTATTTGCTTAGATAGTATTGGCTCATGGGAAAATGATCTGTGGATTCATGTGTCTAAGCCTCCAGAAAATGCCTTTATTAAACAAATTATGGAA GATTTTTCAAGCGTTGCAGAAGATTTAGGTTTCCAAGTTAATCTGAAgcataagaaaataaatatttcaaattctcgA GTAGCTTGGGAGCATGAACAGTTTTCAAGGCTGAGAGTTACTGCTGCCACCCTCTCTGAACTCTCTACAGCACCTGAATTGCTAGAAAGCACCGGTGGTTTGATTGATGGCAG GCAATTTGTCAATGAAGCGTCAATTGTGAGAAGTGTGAAATTAATTGCTGAGTCTCTTGCG AAGCATATTTATGGGCATCAAGGAAAGAACGTACAGATCTTTGCTGACAACAGTAACTTGGCTGTAAATCCTTCTTATGTTCGATCATGGTTAGATATTTTGTCGCGAACACCTCGAGTAGCACCATTTTTATCAAAAGACGATCCTTTTATTACAGCATTGAAAAAG GAATTAGAAGATCATACTGATGAAGTCCATCTGCAACGAGAAGTACTAGATGGGATGTTCACTTTCTATGATTCAACTACAGCAAAGCTAAACATATATCAG GTTGCCAGTGTCACGTTTGACTTGCTGTTGCTTCTAGTGTTGGGATCATATTTAATTGTGCTCTTCAGTTTCTTGGTCATCACTACTAGG GGTCTTGATGATCTAATCAGTTTATTTCGGCGGCCTCCTTCACGAAAAGTGAAGACTGCATAA
- the LOC123924558 gene encoding uncharacterized protein LOC123924558, protein MDTLSRIRFLSTTCYTFQFPKTPAFSTTTPFLSSLKASRTATTTSTTVSDADEDVLQIFLKERELNGDFVSRTCDLLWQMNARNSGDYDVSKFTDNNSQQIEQSIETNSEGGFLKLSSTQEWLLGENSAPINRKMTAKIIQDNRARLRKLNKLKYQSLKRELLFLSVGIGLACSGYCLLVFSVQAALSYGIGVLFSCLYLQLLYQHADNISSETVPQIFTKKKSKTIGIRSEDLNDFLEKTIRGSGISLSSPRLVIPAAIYGLWVLSHQYFSNDWFDFQLVPAMFGMFVYKAAALVQVYRDNKDLGFEFPEDF, encoded by the exons ATGGATACCCTTTCAAGGATTAGGTTCCTCTCTACTACTTGTTACACCTTTCAATTCCCCAAAACTCCTGCATTTTCAACAACAACCCCTTTTCTTTCATCTCTAAAAGCTTCTCGTACTGCTACTACTACTTCTACTACAG TGAGCGATGCAGATGAGGATGTCttacaaatatttttgaagGAGAGGGAATTAAATGGGGATTTTGTATCAAGAACTTGTGATTTATTATGGCAAATGAATGCCAGAAATTCTGGTGACTATGATGTTAGTAAGTTCACCGACAACAATTCTCAACAAATAGAGCAG AGCATAGAGACTAACAGTGAAGGCGGTTTTTTGAAACTTTCAAGTACTCAAGAGTGGTTATTAGGTGAAAATTCTGCACCAATAAACAGAAAGATGACCGCAAAG ATAATCCAAGACAACAGAGCAAGACTCAGGAAACTGAACAAGCTCAAATATCAATCT CTTAAGAGGGAACTACTATTTCTTTCTGTGGGTATTGGATTGGCTTGTAGCGGATATTGCTTGTTAGTTTTTTCCGTACAG GCTGCTTTGAGTTATGGGATTGGAGTCCTTTTCAG TTGCTTGTACCTTCAGCTCTTGTATCAACATGCTGACAACATATCCAGTGAAACCGTTCCTCAAATATTCACGAAAAAGAAGTCAAAGAC AATCGGTATAAGGAGTGAGGATCTTAATGATTTTTTGGAGAAAACAATCAGGGGTAGCGGTATATCACTTTCATCTCCAAGGCTAGTGATCCCAGCAGCAATTTACGGACTTTGGGTTCTATCTCATCAGTATTTTTCTAATGACTGGTTTGATTTTCAG CTTGTGCCAGCCATGTTTGGGATGTTTGTCTATAAGGCTGCTGCTCTAGTGCAAGTTTATAGAGACAACAAAGACTTAGGCTTTGAATTTCCAGAAGATTTTTAA